The nucleotide sequence CCATTGACGGTATAGCCCACCATGGCCGCGGTCTCATTGCCTTTGTTGGCCAGCTTGGCCTCGGGATCAGTCGTCGAGACATGCGTTTGATTGGAACGCCGCTCCCCGCGAAACGTGACCGTCGGATTCCCCGGATCCTGGTCCGACTCCGGCGCGGCCCCCACATCCAGAGACCGAATCCGCTGTTTGTACTCCTCCGGCTTCAGAAACACTTCCATGGGCACGAAGCTCTTGTGCGAGGCATTGGCCTGCACCAGCGTGCCATCGAGGGTCGTATGCTGGGAGACGAGCTTCCGTTTAATGGCGAGGGCCACCGTCTCATCAAACAACCGTTCAAGGAGTCCACTCTCGGTAAAGCGCCGCTTCCGGTTCTGGGAGAACGTGGAGTGATCCCACGGCATCTGATCCAGATCCAGGCCGACAAACCAGCGGAGGACCAAGTTGCCCGTCAGCTCTCGGACCAAGGCCCGCTCCGAGGTGACGCCCAGCAGATAGCCGCCCAGGAGGGCCAGGAACAGTTGTTCCGGCGGAATCGACGGTCGGCCGGTTTCGGCATAGAGCGGCTCGCAGAGCTGGCGAATCCGGGCCGTATCGATCAACGGCCGGATCTTCCGCATCGGATGATCGGCGGTCACCTACTGCTCCAGATTGATGTGGGAGAACATCGACGGTTGCGGATCGGCTGTGCCCATCATAGCGGTGGCCCTCCTGATGGACGCTTCTCTTATCATAACTGCAGCGGGAGGAGGAGAGGGTTTGTCAACAGCCTGCTAGGTGTCTTTTCGTCACTTTGTCCGAGTCTAGAGCTGTAGCCTGAAGTCGTCCTGAGGTAACCTGCTGTATTTATGAGTCAACGAGATGATTGGCCATGTGTTGGTAGACATGATCGTGGTTCAGGCTTGAATAGTGCACTCGGGCAGGGAGTCCTATATAGGATTCAAGAGTATCATTCCGACAATACGGAGAACAGGAACATGGACGTCAATTGTCATGAGGTATGCGTAGCCGGCGCATCTGCTCGGAGTGCCACTGTCGTACAGCGACAAGCATCGGGAATGAAAAGTTTCACTGCGCGTGGTTTCGGTTTGATCCTTCTCGCAGGATCAGTTCTGAGTTGCAGCGGGGGCGGCGGCGCCGATTCCGGTACGTCCACCTCAGCCCCTCCGGCTCAAGCTGCAGCGATTGATAAGTGGCCTCCAGGGATTTACGTCAAGGTCGAAGACGGGCAGTGGTACAAACAAGGGCAGGTCAATCAAATCAACGACGCCGAAATGGCGAAAGTCTATAACGAACTCGCGACGACGCCGGGCCTGCGCGGCATGAAGATCGTTCTCAAGTGGGGGCGATATGAAACGAGCCCAGGCGTCTATGATTTTTCGCGTATTGATGAAATCCTAGCTAAGCTGGCGGATGATCCTGCGCTCAAGGGAAAAGATAAACACCTCATTTTATCGTTCCCCTGGCGTGAATTTCAGAGCGCGAAGGGGGCGTCGGAAATACTCCCGAACGACTTGCAGGGCGGGACGCCTTGGAGTGATCCAGATCCGGCCGTTCCGGACTGGTCGCATATCGATTATGATCGCCTGTGGGCCTATAAGCTGAGCAATGCGGCAGGAAGTTACGGGTACAACATCAAGTTGTGGGATCCGGAGATCATCGCCCGTCTCGATGCTTTCTTTGCTGCACTCGCGCAACGGTATGATAGACACCCGAACGTGACGATGGTCTCCACCTCCGAGTCAAGCAGCGGAGAGCCAGTCATCCCCTTTGTGGCGGGTGAAAGTACCGATCTTCAATTTGCCGGCCAGATTGCCGTGTTGCGACTCATCAAGAAGTATTTCGTGCGGAGTCTGACCATGGCGGAATTGAACTTTAGTAGGCCGCACGTGGCCAATGTCGTCAATACTATTTTGCAGAGTGAAGAAATTGGGCTTGGCGGTCCGAATATCAATACAGCGTACGCACTCACGTGTAGCACGACCTCAAGCCCACCGTGTCGTAATCCCGGAGTCCTCACGTACTACCCCGGTCTCAGCGGCAGGGTTGTGTTGGCTCCAGAAATTCAGGGAGACGATTTTGAGAGTTTCATTGGAGCGGAATGCGATCCTGTTCAACCGGGTTATGCCTATCTCTACGACCGTGTACGGGTCGATTTGAGCGCCAATTATACAGTGGTGCAACGCAATACACCCTATTGGCTGGGTGGTACAGCCAGTACTCCCAGTTGTCCGTCAAGACCAACCGTCACTGCTCCGGCCGGAGGAATGCTGCAATTTCTCAAAGATCACGATCCCATCAAGAACGATCCCACGGGCGCTGGTGGCTTGGATCACAATAAGCCGCTAAGCGTTCCATAGTACTGGGAGACTGGAATGAGGCACAGCCTCAGAACGTTTTTTGAGATGTCAGAGCGGAGGCCTCGGTGAAGGCGTGGAGGCATAGATGCGAACCTCCTGAGGCAGGGACAGGCATTCTGTGGTTTTTGGGCGGATTATACGCGGCTTACGCCGCCGTCTGTTTGATGGTAAAAACTCCCACCCCTCTCGTAATGATGATCTGCCCCGCTCGGCTTAAGCGACCGACTTCTTGAAAGAACTCGTTCCAGGTGAATTCAGGGTAGCGGGCGACTAAGGCTTCGAATTCGTATTCTGCTGAACCTTCAAGGAATTCGAGTATCCGGCCGGTAATGGGTCTTTGCTGTGCCATCGCGATATCTCCTCATGAGTCTGTCATCTTCGGAAAATGTGTGTCTGGAATAGCCTGCCTTCTATGGTCTGCATGGTGAGGCCTTTCACTCTTCGGAGGGCGTTCCCGTGCGTCGAAGGCATGTAGAGAAAGCAGGGCGCATCAGGGATACGGAAAAGCACTACAAGTGCTGCTGCTGCTGGCGTTCGGGCGGCGGAGACTGGAGCATCAATCGCATAAAAACGGCGCGGGCCGCGCGATGGATCAAACAGTCGGCGAGGCAGAAACGTCTCCTTTATATACTGTGCTTGGAGACAGACGAGGTCAAGCGATATATCAGGATCCTTTCCGATGATCGGGGTGCGGCGCGCCTCTCGGTTCAATTTTGCCGCCTGACCAGGCTGGGAACGTTTGCTGTTTGTGCGATTCTGGAGGTGGAACGCAACGGAGAGAGAAGGCGCGGTGCAGTGGTTGTCGAGGCGTGAACCTGGAATAATGTGCTCAAACTTTTTTTCTTGTGGGCGGATTGCCTCCTTCTCAGGCCCTGTGCAATAGAGTACAATAATAGAATTATCCATAGCGGATGTTTTGGACCTGCTGCCTAGACCTGCACCTAATTGTGAAGAGGGCGGTGAACGATGAGAGCGACTTATGAATAGCCTGTCCAGCGAGTCCATCACTCAGCAATCGGGATCGGCGACCATTCAATGGGCTACTGCGATTCCGTTCATACTCGTTCACCTGATGGGCCTGTGGGCGATCCAGACCGGAGTCAGCGTTGAGCTCATTGTGCTGGCCATTGCCAGCTATTACCTGAGGATGTTGGCCATCACGGCAGGGTACCACCGCTACTTTTCCCATCGTTCCTATAAAACGGGCCGGGTCTTTCAGTTTCTCTTGGCTGTGCTTGCCATGACGTCGGCGCAGAAGGGGGTGTTGTGGTGGGCTGCCCACCATCGGCATCACCATAAACACTCCGACCAGGAACAAGATCGCCACTCCCCGGTGCAGCGAGGGTTCTGGTATTCCCATGTCGGATGGCTCTTGA is from Nitrospira sp. and encodes:
- a CDS encoding transposase; translation: MTADHPMRKIRPLIDTARIRQLCEPLYAETGRPSIPPEQLFLALLGGYLLGVTSERALVRELTGNLVLRWFVGLDLDQMPWDHSTFSQNRKRRFTESGLLERLFDETVALAIKRKLVSQHTTLDGTLVQANASHKSFVPMEVFLKPEEYKQRIRSLDVGAAPESDQDPGNPTVTFRGERRSNQTHVSTTDPEAKLANKGNETAAMVGYTVNGLMENRHRLLLGINVETFRGPASEMDGGRTLIDTFHEHHTLRIQTVGANKGYFAKPFLTALVRRRIRPHIAAKTTGREAVHQRVRRLSRTVGYQLSQRARKKIEELWGEAKCWHGFRRFQRRGLLQVRDEAYLMGWLLNLKRLANVLPAPA